The Streptomyces sp. 11x1 genomic sequence TGGAGCTGGAGATCGACGGGCTGGGGCGGCAGCGGCAGGAGTTCGGCAACGCGTAGGCGCTCCGCTTGGGGGCGAGTGCCTAAGGGGTGGGGGGCTGCTGTTTGTTGGCGGCTGCGGGTGCGTGGGGGCTTGTCGCGCAGTTCCCCGCGCCCCTGAGGGCGCGGGTGGACCCGGCGGTTGTCAGGTGCTCTTGAAGCGTTGCAGGGCCTCCACCACCATGGCGTGGTCCTCCAGTTGGGGGAGGCCCGAGACCGTTACCGTGCCGATCACGCCTGTTCCCTCCACCGTCAGGGGGAAGGAGCCGCCGTGTGCGGCGTACTGGTCCGGGTCCAGGCGGGAGGACTCCTCGAAGGTCGTGCCCTTGGCGCGGAAGCGGGCGCCGACGAGGTAGGAGGAGCTCGCGTAGCGCTCCACGACCCGGCGTTTGCGGTCGATCCAGGCGTCGTTGTCCGCGGCCGAACCGGGCAGG encodes the following:
- a CDS encoding heme-degrading domain-containing protein codes for the protein MTTHDTPTIEELEAQERQLVLPRFTHEDAWTLGSLLVELARERNAPVAIDIRRGPQQLFHAALPGSAADNDAWIDRKRRVVERYASSSYLVGARFRAKGTTFEESSRLDPDQYAAHGGSFPLTVEGTGVIGTVTVSGLPQLEDHAMVVEALQRFKST